From the genome of Haladaptatus paucihalophilus DX253, one region includes:
- a CDS encoding TrmB family transcriptional regulator translates to MTRTNDIDLTKKLTTFGFSEKEIDAYLALLSHGEATVSTLSEDADVSQQGVYNITERLENRGLVQVNSHASPTTIRAVPPATAMAKLSAEIESITPTLEKRFTESQRQDPEVQMIKSRKTILKRTKNAISQAQNEVILAIPESLYPEVESELKDAIDREAFVLLLISGMNALDEDVRQFEGSADVIHYWEESVPFLYTVDDQTALIGKADVVSSEQTDDDAVEVSRSMLTGTVLGTYLGTFWPASTEVFVRDPYPLPRTFDWFRQAVLHAALHMKEGTDLWADIEVENGTMISGPISDIRQGLVTPLSNEFSLETSIVVETDEGEVSVGGPTAFIEDYEAQFVTFRENS, encoded by the coding sequence ATGACGAGAACGAACGATATCGATCTCACAAAAAAGCTAACCACTTTCGGGTTTTCGGAAAAGGAGATCGACGCGTATCTCGCTTTACTAAGTCATGGAGAAGCCACTGTGAGTACTCTCTCTGAAGATGCGGACGTCTCTCAGCAAGGAGTGTACAACATTACCGAGCGACTCGAGAATCGGGGCTTGGTTCAGGTGAATAGTCACGCTTCGCCTACGACGATTCGAGCGGTCCCGCCAGCTACGGCAATGGCGAAATTATCTGCGGAAATCGAGTCTATAACGCCAACATTGGAGAAACGTTTTACTGAATCTCAGCGTCAGGATCCCGAGGTTCAAATGATAAAGTCTCGGAAGACCATTCTCAAGCGGACAAAAAATGCAATCTCCCAGGCTCAAAACGAGGTTATTCTTGCAATCCCGGAATCTCTCTATCCGGAGGTAGAATCGGAACTCAAAGATGCAATTGATCGGGAAGCGTTTGTACTTCTGTTAATTAGTGGAATGAACGCGCTCGATGAGGATGTACGTCAGTTCGAAGGGTCCGCTGACGTCATTCATTACTGGGAGGAAAGTGTGCCGTTCCTCTATACGGTTGATGATCAGACAGCGCTCATCGGAAAAGCCGATGTCGTTTCAAGCGAACAGACTGACGACGATGCCGTCGAAGTTTCGCGATCGATGCTCACGGGAACTGTACTTGGTACCTATCTTGGAACCTTCTGGCCGGCTTCCACTGAGGTATTCGTACGAGATCCGTATCCTCTTCCGCGGACGTTTGACTGGTTTCGGCAGGCGGTTCTCCATGCGGCCCTACACATGAAGGAAGGCACCGATCTCTGGGCAGATATTGAGGTCGAAAATGGAACTATGATATCTGGACCGATAAGCGACATCCGACAAGGGCTTGTTACCCCTCTGAGCAATGAGTTTTCACTGGAGACTAGCATTGTTGTTGAGACTGACGAAGGGGAAGTAAGCGTCGGTGGCCCAACTGCGTTCATCGAGGACTACGAAGCCCAATTCGTGACGTTTCGAGAGAACAGTTGA
- a CDS encoding bacterio-opsin activator domain-containing protein, with amino-acid sequence MGSSILSPARVLEVVDTLGPPGTPLTTPEVAAEFDCTDRTVYNKLEELVAEGPLKTKKVGARGRVWWRPVSNETEGPKEGPKNLNGPRERVRSHPVFDSGMVGVIVWGSDFTIRDANDAFLEMAGMEFEEALGTSWRDLTPEEFYLDSERHIEQVEETGSGVPYEKQYYHSDGSCWWGLFESQVLNDSEKVEFVIEITDRKESEVALERLNDASRELINTKTETIADRVASLALAILDVEYAALWRYDDRSGDLEEHAADAAGDEDADAFGLPSEISDWVWQTFIDTDVHVQNDIGGQIDESSSLRSCAFVPLGRHGVVTFGSTQADAFDERTVELAETTAATVETAWNRAQGEHQLNERNDELERLDRLNALIRGVHQHLVDADSRETIEQAVVEQLADSALYEFAWIGARDPGTDTVTPREWAGVDDGYLDMLSISTERTGLNEDPIAAAIRTSDLQVVADVAIDPRAAPWREVTLDRGARSCISIPLRYNRSKYGVLTVYISSPQSDERDHAVLKELGETIAHAIDAVETKRTLLSDSVTELTLEIHDGDDVLTALAQASDCEITFDSLVPLRDGAARLFFVTEDVSAKEVLDEARRLPSIAEVTLLREAETESVFEATVTGSTLASHVIENGGLVRSLTVTAEMTTAIIDQPAGTTVREFVETIRIEYPSADLVARHSRDRPIRTREDMRTVLSERLTDRQREILETAYRSGYFESPRVQTGRDLSEAFDITQSTFSHHLREGERRLCELVFDSA; translated from the coding sequence ATGGGTTCTTCCATCCTCTCACCAGCAAGGGTACTGGAGGTGGTCGACACACTCGGGCCTCCCGGTACGCCATTGACGACTCCGGAAGTCGCCGCTGAGTTCGACTGTACCGACCGGACGGTCTACAACAAACTAGAGGAGCTCGTCGCGGAGGGGCCACTCAAAACGAAGAAGGTCGGCGCGCGCGGACGTGTGTGGTGGCGACCTGTCAGCAATGAAACGGAGGGTCCCAAGGAGGGTCCCAAGAACTTGAATGGGCCGCGAGAACGGGTTCGATCTCACCCCGTGTTTGACTCCGGGATGGTCGGCGTCATCGTCTGGGGGAGTGACTTCACCATCAGGGACGCGAACGACGCCTTCTTGGAAATGGCCGGTATGGAGTTCGAAGAGGCGTTGGGCACGTCGTGGCGTGACCTCACCCCCGAGGAGTTCTACCTGGACTCAGAGCGCCACATCGAGCAAGTCGAGGAGACTGGTAGCGGCGTCCCTTACGAAAAGCAGTACTACCACAGCGACGGTTCATGCTGGTGGGGGCTGTTCGAATCGCAGGTGCTGAACGACAGCGAGAAGGTAGAGTTTGTCATCGAAATCACCGACCGCAAGGAGAGCGAGGTAGCGCTCGAACGGCTCAACGACGCGTCGCGGGAGCTAATCAACACCAAGACAGAAACCATCGCTGACCGCGTTGCGTCGCTCGCACTCGCGATACTCGACGTCGAGTACGCCGCACTCTGGCGGTATGATGATCGGAGCGGGGACCTCGAAGAACACGCTGCCGACGCGGCCGGGGACGAAGACGCCGACGCGTTCGGTCTCCCATCCGAGATCTCCGATTGGGTCTGGCAGACGTTCATCGACACCGACGTCCACGTGCAGAACGATATCGGCGGCCAGATAGACGAGTCATCATCGTTACGAAGCTGCGCGTTCGTTCCGCTGGGCCGACACGGCGTCGTGACGTTCGGCTCGACGCAGGCCGACGCCTTCGACGAGCGCACGGTCGAGCTTGCAGAGACAACTGCCGCGACCGTCGAAACAGCGTGGAACCGGGCCCAAGGCGAACACCAGTTGAACGAGCGCAACGACGAGCTTGAACGTCTCGACAGGCTGAACGCGCTCATTCGGGGTGTCCATCAGCACCTGGTGGACGCCGACAGTCGCGAGACCATCGAACAGGCCGTCGTGGAGCAACTCGCCGACTCTGCCCTCTACGAATTCGCGTGGATTGGCGCGCGTGACCCGGGCACGGACACCGTCACACCCCGGGAGTGGGCCGGCGTCGACGACGGCTACCTCGATATGCTTTCGATTTCGACAGAGAGAACCGGCCTCAACGAGGATCCTATCGCCGCCGCCATACGAACGTCCGATCTACAGGTCGTCGCGGACGTCGCCATCGACCCACGTGCCGCACCGTGGCGCGAGGTCACGCTTGATCGCGGGGCGCGGTCCTGTATTTCGATCCCGCTCCGGTACAACAGATCGAAATACGGCGTGCTGACGGTGTACATTTCTAGTCCTCAGTCCGACGAGCGCGATCACGCCGTGCTCAAAGAGCTGGGAGAGACGATCGCCCACGCCATCGACGCCGTCGAGACCAAGCGGACACTACTGTCTGATAGCGTCACTGAACTCACGCTCGAAATCCACGACGGGGACGACGTACTCACCGCACTCGCCCAGGCGTCGGACTGCGAGATCACGTTCGACAGCCTCGTGCCCCTGCGCGACGGCGCGGCTCGCCTGTTCTTCGTGACGGAGGACGTGAGCGCCAAGGAGGTACTGGACGAGGCTCGACGCTTGCCGAGCATCGCCGAGGTAACGCTACTCCGTGAGGCGGAAACCGAGAGTGTCTTCGAGGCGACGGTCACTGGATCAACACTCGCATCACACGTCATCGAGAACGGCGGCCTCGTCCGCTCGCTCACCGTCACCGCTGAGATGACCACCGCCATCATCGACCAGCCTGCTGGTACGACCGTTCGGGAGTTTGTCGAGACGATACGGATTGAGTATCCGAGTGCTGACCTCGTGGCTCGGCACTCGCGCGACCGTCCAATCAGGACACGCGAGGATATGCGAACGGTCCTCTCGGAGCGACTTACGGACCGGCAACGCGAAATCCTCGAAACAGCGTACCGGAGTGGGTACTTCGAGTCTCCGCGCGTGCAAACCGGCAGGGACCTTTCGGAAGCGTTCGACATCACGCAGTCGACGTTCTCCCACCACCTCCGAGAGGGCGAGCGGCGGCTCTGTGAGCTAGTATTCGACTCGGCCTAA
- a CDS encoding type B DNA-directed DNA polymerase, whose protein sequence is MVYKIDYVDGDVLIWSVTESGVECEVDESYTPTIYVSVHGDGEFSTARAALQDHPSVVRVAVVDERVSFRHDPEQVLRVDVVDLKAVTSVARMVSRWGSPGEYRCYNVDFSREFRYCLEEEIDPLPTRELSQMQIAVSETELASARVTELTIDDETVTGSGEDVLTTLSARVESVDPDVLFLNTSDLIPVLFQQADRLDVEFQLGRRSGWQQLAGESTYESYGQVGHSPARYNLPGRVIIDGSNTFMWNQTNLDGCLYLVEQSGKPLQELAWSSIGNILTGIQIQEARERNVLVPWRSWRHEKFKTMRQLHDADRGGFTFAPDVGLHEDVHELDFSSLYPNIIVTRNVSPEKIRCECHAGREDVPGIGYSICDERGYLPDVLEPLIKDRDAIKAEIRETEDEERRDELEGRSSAIKWILVSCFGYQGFSNAKFGRIECHEAINAYAREILLETKAVLEEHGWRIVHGIVDSVWVTPIEDEEQTSLSELVSEISEEVAIRLEHEAHYDWIAFVPLRDSDAGALTKYFGKVAGEDEYKYRGIECRQRSTPSYIDEAQKAVIRAVDEYRDPEVVCEELRSWVDRLERGAVDPNELVITNRVSKKREDYTQSTRSVAALERAAELGLTRAPGQSVSYVVVDDTKDSRERVMLASEELDEYDVGCYRELLVRAAASVLSPLGWRERRIEQFLSSHDEISLNSFL, encoded by the coding sequence ATGGTGTACAAAATCGACTACGTCGACGGCGACGTGCTCATTTGGTCGGTAACTGAATCCGGGGTGGAGTGTGAAGTCGATGAATCGTACACGCCGACCATCTACGTGTCGGTGCATGGCGATGGTGAGTTTTCGACAGCACGTGCTGCACTCCAAGACCATCCTTCCGTTGTTCGGGTTGCTGTCGTTGATGAACGCGTGAGTTTTCGCCACGACCCCGAGCAAGTACTTCGAGTGGATGTGGTCGACCTCAAGGCGGTCACCTCGGTAGCGCGAATGGTAAGCAGGTGGGGCTCTCCTGGTGAGTATCGCTGCTACAACGTCGACTTCTCGCGGGAGTTTCGCTACTGTCTCGAAGAGGAAATCGACCCACTCCCGACCCGCGAACTCTCCCAGATGCAGATAGCCGTCTCGGAGACAGAACTCGCGAGTGCGCGGGTTACCGAACTCACGATTGACGATGAGACGGTGACTGGGAGCGGCGAAGACGTGTTAACGACATTGTCGGCTCGCGTTGAGTCGGTTGATCCGGATGTACTCTTTTTGAATACGAGCGATCTCATTCCCGTCCTCTTCCAGCAGGCTGACCGACTCGACGTAGAGTTCCAACTGGGTCGTCGGTCAGGCTGGCAGCAGCTGGCGGGCGAATCGACCTACGAAAGCTACGGGCAAGTGGGGCATTCACCAGCACGCTACAATCTGCCCGGTCGGGTGATCATCGACGGCTCGAATACGTTCATGTGGAATCAGACGAACCTCGATGGGTGTCTGTATCTCGTTGAGCAGTCGGGCAAGCCACTCCAGGAGTTGGCATGGTCCTCGATCGGAAATATTCTAACTGGGATTCAGATTCAGGAAGCCCGTGAGCGGAATGTCCTTGTGCCCTGGCGGTCGTGGCGGCATGAGAAATTCAAAACGATGCGCCAGCTGCACGACGCCGACCGAGGTGGCTTCACGTTTGCGCCGGACGTCGGCCTACACGAGGACGTGCACGAACTCGACTTCTCCTCGCTGTACCCGAACATCATCGTCACGCGGAACGTGAGTCCCGAAAAGATCCGCTGTGAGTGTCACGCTGGGAGGGAGGACGTGCCGGGTATCGGGTATTCGATCTGCGACGAGCGGGGCTATCTGCCGGACGTGCTTGAGCCGTTGATCAAGGATCGAGATGCGATCAAGGCCGAGATACGGGAGACTGAGGATGAAGAGCGTCGCGACGAGTTAGAAGGCCGATCGAGTGCGATCAAATGGATATTGGTCTCGTGTTTCGGATATCAAGGCTTCTCGAATGCGAAGTTTGGCCGCATCGAGTGCCACGAGGCGATCAACGCGTATGCCAGGGAGATTCTGTTGGAGACGAAAGCGGTGCTCGAGGAGCATGGCTGGCGGATTGTGCATGGCATTGTCGATAGTGTGTGGGTGACACCGATCGAAGACGAGGAACAGACGTCGCTTTCGGAGCTTGTCTCGGAGATTTCTGAAGAGGTGGCAATTCGGCTTGAGCATGAAGCCCACTACGACTGGATAGCGTTCGTGCCGTTACGTGATTCGGATGCTGGTGCGTTGACGAAGTACTTCGGGAAGGTGGCTGGTGAAGACGAGTACAAGTATCGGGGTATCGAGTGTCGTCAACGGAGTACGCCGTCGTATATCGATGAGGCACAGAAAGCGGTGATTCGAGCGGTCGATGAGTATCGTGATCCAGAGGTGGTTTGTGAGGAATTACGGTCGTGGGTCGATCGGCTGGAGCGGGGAGCGGTTGATCCGAATGAGTTGGTGATCACGAATCGGGTTTCGAAGAAACGCGAGGACTACACACAATCGACGCGGAGTGTGGCAGCGTTGGAGCGGGCGGCTGAGTTGGGATTGACGCGTGCGCCAGGGCAGAGTGTGTCGTATGTAGTGGTGGATGATACGAAGGACTCGCGAGAGCGGGTGATGTTGGCGAGTGAGGAGTTAGACGAGTATGATGTCGGGTGCTATCGGGAGTTGTTGGTTCGTGCGGCAGCGAGTGTGTTGTCACCGCTGGGGTGGCGTGAGAGACGCATTGAGCAATTCCTTTCGAGTCATGACGAAATCAGTCTGAACTCGTTTCTCTAA
- a CDS encoding TetR/AcrR family transcriptional regulator, with the protein MRGFSDEERREIEERLVETGRDLFTRYGFQKTTMQDITEQVGIGEGTFYQFFDSKSGLYIRILLREQNELIDAVEAELEGLTDSDEQLDRLFRRWVAEFEQRSLLLRSHRNPQQIVQAANGQDFAELRDDISNRMTPLIADIQKRSDGYITEIRPEAVIELLSLLEVVAANKDAHDELGWSGYDGFKEIVITILKQGLLWQ; encoded by the coding sequence ATGAGAGGTTTCAGTGACGAAGAGCGACGTGAGATAGAGGAACGGCTCGTGGAGACCGGGCGTGACCTTTTCACCAGATATGGGTTTCAGAAGACGACGATGCAAGACATCACGGAACAAGTTGGGATCGGTGAGGGGACATTCTACCAGTTTTTTGATAGTAAATCGGGTCTATACATTCGGATACTCCTCCGCGAACAGAACGAATTGATTGACGCGGTTGAGGCCGAGCTAGAAGGGCTCACGGATTCCGACGAGCAGCTCGACCGGTTATTCCGGAGATGGGTAGCCGAGTTCGAACAGCGTTCCTTGCTTCTGCGAAGTCATCGTAATCCACAGCAGATCGTGCAGGCCGCGAATGGACAGGACTTCGCCGAGCTGCGAGACGACATCTCGAATCGGATGACTCCCTTGATTGCAGATATTCAGAAGCGAAGTGATGGATACATCACAGAGATTCGCCCAGAGGCGGTTATCGAGCTGTTGTCTCTCTTGGAAGTCGTTGCAGCGAACAAGGACGCTCATGATGAACTCGGGTGGAGCGGGTATGATGGGTTCAAAGAGATCGTAATTACAATTCTGAAACAGGGTCTGCTTTGGCAATAA
- a CDS encoding HalOD1 output domain-containing protein, whose protein sequence is MTLETTTWFGSAVDASGPSLSSQYALVASKTIDPEASRPEIVTGIVDVLMDVIEPTVGQTTLSLYEYVNPDALEEIIEASASKKSDIEVRFTIEDYLVTVRSDYTILIYKPIGTQRDTGKTPCPTS, encoded by the coding sequence ATGACCCTAGAAACGACCACCTGGTTTGGCTCTGCCGTCGATGCTTCTGGCCCGAGTCTATCATCCCAATACGCATTAGTCGCATCCAAGACGATCGACCCCGAAGCATCGCGTCCTGAGATTGTTACCGGCATTGTCGACGTGCTCATGGACGTGATTGAACCGACAGTCGGCCAGACCACGCTCTCGCTGTACGAATACGTGAATCCAGATGCGCTCGAAGAGATCATCGAAGCAAGTGCATCGAAAAAGAGTGACATTGAGGTGCGATTCACGATCGAGGACTATCTCGTCACGGTTCGGAGCGACTACACCATCCTCATCTACAAACCGATCGGGACACAACGCGATACTGGTAAAACCCCATGCCCGACTAGCTGA
- a CDS encoding ABC transporter ATP-binding protein, whose protein sequence is MSVIRAEGLEYTYHGSDHQALKGLDFEVQPGEVFGFLGPSGAGKTTTQKILTGLLDDYEGGATVLDRPVVEWGSDLYRHIGVSPETPTLYQKLTGRENLELFGSLYGGHKRDPLELLDTVGIADAVDRRVGTYSKGMQMRLNFVRALLHHPELLFLDEPTGGIDPSSARDVMGVIESLRDKGTTVFLTTHDMTVADRLCDRVAFIVNGALPVVDTPRQLKIAHGQQRVRVEYRDEGELLSQEFPLDDLGTNDAFQDLLARNEVETIHSEEATLADVFIEITGETLQ, encoded by the coding sequence ATGAGTGTGATCCGTGCGGAAGGCCTCGAATACACATACCACGGCAGCGACCACCAGGCACTGAAAGGACTGGATTTCGAGGTTCAGCCTGGCGAAGTATTCGGATTTCTCGGTCCAAGCGGAGCCGGAAAGACCACGACGCAGAAAATCCTGACTGGACTCCTCGACGATTACGAGGGAGGTGCAACAGTCTTGGACCGGCCGGTGGTCGAGTGGGGATCCGACCTGTATCGCCACATCGGTGTCTCTCCGGAAACGCCGACTCTCTATCAGAAACTCACCGGACGCGAGAACCTCGAGCTGTTCGGGTCTCTGTACGGGGGACACAAACGAGACCCCCTCGAACTGCTCGATACTGTCGGTATCGCCGACGCAGTTGACCGTCGCGTCGGCACCTACTCGAAAGGGATGCAGATGCGCCTGAACTTTGTCCGAGCGCTACTGCACCACCCTGAGCTCCTGTTTCTCGATGAGCCAACGGGTGGCATCGATCCGAGCAGCGCCCGGGACGTGATGGGCGTCATCGAGTCCCTCCGTGACAAGGGAACGACGGTCTTTCTCACGACCCACGACATGACCGTCGCAGACCGACTCTGCGACCGCGTCGCGTTCATCGTGAACGGTGCGCTCCCGGTCGTCGATACGCCGCGCCAGCTGAAGATCGCACATGGCCAGCAACGTGTCCGTGTCGAATACCGGGATGAGGGCGAGCTCCTCTCTCAGGAGTTCCCGCTTGATGATCTCGGGACGAACGATGCGTTCCAAGACCTTCTTGCGCGCAATGAGGTCGAGACGATTCACTCCGAAGAGGCGACCTTGGCCGATGTGTTCATCGAGATAACCGGTGAAACACTCCAATGA
- a CDS encoding glycoside hydrolase family 97 protein — MSPNSKDTDPLAAKIFPRRKFLATAGAIAAGITPNVTAANKSAIENQKRNSTQHVTSPNGNIQITFTLDNSSPTYSVSSAGRTLVEQSSLGFHFEDAAPLEDRMSVTGVRRQSQDTTWKPVWGTTDSIRNHYNELAVGLKEQNGPKRSLTLLFRAYNDGVAFRYIFPEQENLDEFAITNERTEFRFADDYTCWWIPDDYESYEYIYQETPLSGIKSTPDVGTEVDGANTPLTMKVDDGLYMSLHEANLTDYAGMTVTRAGDCPSVFESTLVPLPDGTKVKAETPHASPWRTLTIGEKPSDLVESKLVLNLNEPSEIEDSSWINPSKYMGIWWEMHIGKASWAPGPDVGATTENAKRYIEFASEHGIGNLLVEGWNAGWENGFDQWSNPPYTFDFIDSTEQYDLEEVVQYGHEQDPPVDVVIHNETGGGVENYENQLEQAYSYYADLEIPSAKLGYVSAEGMLIDGKLYPHHSQVMVNHYQHVARTAAKHELMLNIHEPVKPTGKRRTFPNLMSQEGVRGLEYENASSQGNPPGHTLTIPFTRMLGGPVDYNQGIFDVKHSKYGGNTRVHNTRARQLALYVIMFSGQQMVADLPENYDDLGEFEFIENVPVDWDETKIVNGEIGQYATFARRKGDEWYIGSGTDETPRALEIPLDFLEGQGRPYIATVYTDGSDADFNTNPTSIVIDEFVVKSADTLIASMIKGGGQAVRLRPATGTDQRDFPWYKPPSMATTRSSFPRDRWPVSRLQPFSKSQIMAA; from the coding sequence ATGTCACCCAACTCGAAAGACACCGATCCATTAGCGGCCAAGATTTTTCCCCGGAGAAAATTTTTAGCCACTGCTGGAGCCATAGCGGCAGGCATTACGCCTAACGTCACGGCTGCGAACAAGTCCGCAATTGAGAACCAAAAGAGGAACTCGACTCAACACGTCACATCCCCTAATGGCAACATACAGATCACATTCACACTGGACAATAGCAGTCCGACATACTCTGTAAGTTCTGCTGGCCGCACACTCGTCGAGCAGTCGTCTCTCGGATTCCACTTTGAAGATGCAGCGCCGCTCGAAGATCGTATGTCGGTCACGGGCGTCCGGCGGCAAAGTCAGGATACGACCTGGAAACCTGTTTGGGGAACCACTGACTCGATACGAAACCACTACAATGAACTCGCTGTTGGATTGAAAGAACAGAACGGCCCGAAGCGGTCACTAACACTTCTGTTTCGTGCCTACAACGATGGCGTCGCGTTTCGGTACATCTTTCCAGAACAAGAGAATCTAGACGAATTCGCAATCACGAACGAACGGACGGAGTTCCGATTCGCAGACGACTACACCTGCTGGTGGATCCCTGATGATTACGAGAGTTACGAATATATCTACCAAGAGACCCCACTCAGCGGAATCAAATCCACCCCCGATGTGGGGACCGAGGTCGATGGGGCCAATACACCCCTGACAATGAAAGTCGACGACGGCCTCTATATGAGTCTTCATGAAGCCAATCTCACCGATTACGCGGGGATGACCGTTACCCGAGCCGGTGATTGCCCGTCCGTCTTTGAGTCGACCCTCGTCCCTCTCCCAGATGGTACGAAGGTAAAAGCAGAGACGCCGCATGCTTCGCCGTGGCGAACGCTAACCATCGGAGAAAAACCCAGTGATCTTGTTGAGTCCAAACTCGTGCTCAACCTGAACGAGCCCTCAGAGATCGAAGACTCCTCCTGGATCAACCCGTCGAAGTATATGGGGATCTGGTGGGAGATGCACATCGGAAAGGCAAGCTGGGCGCCCGGTCCTGATGTAGGTGCAACAACGGAGAACGCAAAGCGATACATCGAATTCGCCAGCGAGCATGGAATCGGAAACTTGCTCGTCGAAGGCTGGAACGCCGGTTGGGAGAATGGGTTCGATCAGTGGAGTAATCCGCCATATACCTTCGACTTTATCGACTCCACCGAGCAGTATGATCTTGAAGAAGTCGTACAGTACGGCCACGAACAGGATCCACCAGTAGATGTGGTGATTCATAACGAAACCGGTGGCGGGGTGGAAAACTACGAGAATCAGTTGGAGCAGGCCTATAGTTATTATGCGGATCTCGAAATTCCGTCAGCGAAACTTGGATACGTGAGTGCCGAAGGGATGCTCATAGATGGTAAACTCTATCCGCATCATTCGCAGGTAATGGTGAATCATTATCAACACGTTGCACGGACGGCAGCCAAGCACGAGCTCATGCTCAATATCCACGAGCCAGTCAAACCAACGGGGAAACGACGCACGTTCCCGAATCTAATGAGTCAGGAGGGTGTTCGCGGTCTCGAGTACGAAAACGCCAGTTCCCAAGGAAACCCTCCAGGGCACACTCTCACGATACCATTCACGAGAATGCTTGGTGGACCAGTTGACTACAATCAGGGTATTTTCGACGTTAAGCATTCAAAATATGGTGGCAACACTCGGGTTCATAACACACGAGCACGGCAGTTAGCCCTCTATGTTATCATGTTCAGTGGGCAGCAAATGGTTGCCGATCTTCCCGAAAACTACGACGACTTGGGTGAGTTCGAGTTTATCGAGAACGTTCCCGTGGATTGGGATGAGACGAAGATCGTCAACGGAGAGATAGGCCAGTACGCGACGTTTGCACGCAGAAAGGGTGACGAATGGTACATTGGGAGTGGAACCGACGAAACACCGCGTGCTCTCGAGATCCCGCTCGATTTCCTCGAAGGGCAGGGTCGGCCTTACATCGCTACCGTCTATACGGACGGCTCAGATGCCGATTTCAACACAAACCCGACCTCGATTGTGATCGATGAATTCGTCGTCAAATCAGCAGACACTCTCATTGCGTCTATGATCAAAGGCGGCGGACAGGCCGTTCGTCTTCGTCCAGCAACGGGGACAGATCAGCGCGATTTCCCTTGGTACAAGCCCCCGAGTATGGCTACGACTCGTTCATCGTTCCCGAGAGATCGATGGCCAGTGAGTCGGTTACAGCCCTTCTCGAAGTCACAAATAATGGCAGCGTGA
- a CDS encoding GNAT family N-acetyltransferase, translating to MDLFELYHICSTEDGIDEITRYMPWSPHETVNETKTFVDESERKWNDRESLKYIIRPNDDEDGSGEFAGLTGLKLNWSRRTGTQWIWLRKSFWGRGYNSESALALIDLTLDRFDLDLFAVTHAAENEKSKSAIERYIEEAGGQRDGVLRNWVPHDDHVSDEIRYTVTQEQWQSGQT from the coding sequence GTGGACTTGTTCGAATTGTATCATATATGCTCAACAGAAGACGGAATCGACGAGATAACGCGATACATGCCGTGGTCTCCTCACGAGACAGTAAACGAGACCAAAACGTTCGTCGACGAATCCGAGCGTAAATGGAACGACAGAGAGAGCCTGAAATACATCATTCGACCGAACGACGACGAGGATGGTTCGGGGGAGTTCGCCGGGTTGACAGGACTCAAACTCAATTGGAGCCGCCGCACCGGAACGCAATGGATTTGGCTCCGAAAATCGTTCTGGGGACGGGGTTACAATAGCGAAAGTGCCCTTGCTCTCATCGACCTTACGCTAGACCGATTCGACCTCGACCTCTTCGCAGTCACTCACGCCGCCGAGAACGAGAAGTCAAAAAGTGCTATCGAGAGATACATCGAAGAGGCTGGAGGCCAGCGGGACGGAGTTCTTCGGAACTGGGTGCCACACGACGACCACGTTTCTGACGAAATCCGGTACACGGTGACACAGGAACAGTGGCAGTCAGGGCAGACGTAG
- a CDS encoding COG1361 family protein, translated as MASESVTALLEVTNNGSVIGGEELHFYVGGEAVETKFARIPAQTEQQIEFSAQFQEPGTYDVAVGRSSDDLIASRNIKVMPKSEEFEWLAFDGFNVPDTVERSEPFEVTGTITNSGSDETIQVLKMTVDANVVRATRIDLEPGKSMELTFQYTLDAAGEYSIAVEDLSPWTVTVPQPEE; from the coding sequence ATGGCCAGTGAGTCGGTTACAGCCCTTCTCGAAGTCACAAATAATGGCAGCGTGATTGGTGGAGAGGAACTACATTTCTACGTCGGCGGAGAGGCTGTGGAGACAAAGTTTGCGCGCATCCCTGCTCAGACTGAACAACAGATTGAGTTCTCAGCGCAGTTCCAGGAACCAGGAACGTACGATGTTGCCGTCGGGCGATCGTCGGATGACCTAATTGCCTCTCGGAACATCAAGGTAATGCCAAAGTCCGAGGAGTTCGAGTGGCTCGCGTTTGACGGGTTCAATGTGCCCGACACAGTCGAACGTAGTGAACCGTTCGAGGTGACTGGGACCATCACGAACAGCGGTAGCGATGAGACGATCCAAGTGCTGAAAATGACCGTGGATGCAAATGTGGTTCGGGCAACGAGGATCGATCTCGAACCGGGCAAAAGTATGGAGCTAACGTTCCAGTATACACTCGACGCTGCTGGAGAGTATTCCATTGCAGTTGAGGATCTCAGTCCGTGGACAGTGACAGTACCACAGCCCGAAGAATAG